One Patescibacteria group bacterium genomic window carries:
- the uvrA gene encoding excinuclease ABC subunit UvrA: MSQQGSSIIIKGARVHNLKNIDVEIPKNKFVVITGLSGSGKSSLAFDTIYAEGQRRYVESLSSYARQFLELQDKPDADEIRGLSPTIAIEQRTISANPRSTVGTVTEVYDYLRLLFARAGRPNCPKCKKPVTHESPHEIAKRVRLLIDETPLAILAPVVRDEKGLHKHLLDWAAKNGFKEVRYDGVFAPIDEMRTIRRDREKRSTIEIVIARYEQHDESPHLEEQIAKAFDLADGFLRIWRTDSGEDIGFSQRLTCPTCGLNLPELEPRLFSFNSPHGACADCTGLGTKLKVEPDLVIPNPRLTLAQGAIKPWTRIAGNQNWYMKLLAAVAETHGFSLDLPADKLEQRALDLVMYGTGEETYLVDGQKAAFEGVIPNLEKRYKETDSDYVRHEIESYMNVVICPTCVGKRLRPEALAVTFGGRTIAEVVGLPIDEAAVFFEGLANAAKAIIGKPEKRVKEAKKESVLNDREARISAQALREAVVRLKNLVDVGLGYLTLDRSAVSLSGGELQRVRLATQLGTGLSGVIYILDEPSIGLHSRDNDRLITALKKLRDLGNTVIVVEHDAATMEAADYLIDMGPGAGVFGGEIIAEGTPAEVRRNKDSLTGRYLTGKDEIPIPKKYRRGSGKALFIKGATEFNLKNVDARIPLGQLVCVTGVSGSGKSTLIVDILSRSLMRKLYRAKEPPGAHKDIKGLNELDKVISIDQSPIGRTPRSNPATYTGVFTVIRDLFTEMPEAKMKGYDAGKFSFNVKGGGRCEACGGEGMVRIEMQFLPDVYIDCAECHGQRYNAEALEVHYKDKTIADVLAMSVEQAAKFFADQPLISEKLSVLQEVGLGYLKLGQSATTLSGGEAQRVKLATELSRRATGRTLYILDEPTTGLHFDDIKRLLGVLNQLVDKGNSVLIIEHNLDVIKSADWVLDLGPEGGIGGGRIVAEGTPKDIAKVKGSWTGQYLKKVL, translated from the coding sequence ATGAGCCAGCAGGGTTCGAGTATCATCATCAAGGGCGCCCGCGTCCACAATCTCAAGAATATTGACGTGGAGATCCCGAAGAATAAATTCGTGGTCATCACGGGACTTTCAGGTTCGGGAAAATCGTCGTTGGCTTTCGACACCATCTATGCCGAGGGGCAGCGGCGGTACGTCGAGAGTCTGTCGTCGTACGCGCGGCAATTTTTGGAACTGCAGGACAAGCCGGACGCGGACGAGATCCGTGGCTTGTCGCCGACCATCGCCATCGAGCAGCGCACCATTTCCGCGAATCCGCGCTCGACCGTCGGCACCGTGACTGAGGTCTACGATTACCTGCGGTTGCTGTTCGCGCGCGCCGGCCGGCCGAATTGCCCGAAGTGCAAAAAGCCCGTGACGCACGAGAGCCCGCACGAGATCGCCAAACGCGTTCGCTTGCTCATCGACGAGACGCCGCTCGCGATCCTGGCTCCGGTCGTCCGCGACGAGAAGGGTCTGCACAAGCATCTTTTGGATTGGGCCGCCAAGAACGGCTTCAAGGAGGTCCGCTACGACGGTGTCTTCGCGCCGATCGACGAGATGCGCACCATCCGCCGCGACCGCGAAAAACGCTCCACCATCGAGATCGTCATCGCTCGCTACGAGCAGCACGACGAATCGCCGCACCTCGAGGAGCAGATAGCCAAGGCCTTCGATCTGGCCGACGGCTTCCTGCGCATCTGGCGCACTGATTCCGGCGAGGACATCGGTTTCAGCCAGCGGCTGACCTGTCCGACCTGCGGCCTCAACCTGCCCGAACTCGAGCCACGGCTCTTTTCTTTCAATAGTCCGCACGGCGCCTGCGCCGACTGCACCGGCCTCGGCACCAAGCTGAAGGTCGAGCCGGATCTCGTGATCCCGAATCCGCGCCTGACGCTCGCTCAGGGCGCCATCAAACCGTGGACCCGCATCGCCGGCAACCAGAACTGGTACATGAAACTGCTGGCCGCGGTCGCCGAGACGCACGGGTTCTCGCTCGACCTGCCGGCCGACAAACTCGAACAGCGCGCGCTCGACCTCGTGATGTACGGGACGGGGGAGGAGACGTATCTGGTCGACGGCCAGAAAGCCGCTTTCGAGGGCGTCATCCCGAACCTGGAGAAGCGCTACAAGGAGACTGACTCGGATTACGTGCGCCACGAGATCGAGTCCTACATGAACGTGGTCATCTGTCCGACCTGCGTCGGCAAGCGTTTGCGCCCCGAAGCCCTGGCCGTGACTTTCGGCGGCCGGACCATCGCCGAGGTCGTCGGCCTGCCGATCGACGAGGCCGCGGTTTTCTTCGAGGGCCTGGCGAATGCCGCCAAAGCCATCATCGGTAAGCCGGAAAAACGCGTCAAGGAAGCCAAAAAAGAGAGTGTCCTGAACGACCGTGAGGCCAGGATCTCCGCTCAGGCTTTGCGCGAAGCGGTCGTCCGCCTCAAGAATCTCGTTGATGTCGGCCTCGGCTACCTCACTCTCGACCGCTCGGCCGTGTCGCTCTCCGGCGGCGAGCTGCAGCGCGTGCGTCTGGCCACTCAGCTCGGCACCGGCCTCTCCGGCGTCATTTATATTTTGGACGAGCCATCGATCGGCCTGCATTCGCGCGACAACGACCGGCTCATCACCGCGCTCAAGAAACTCCGCGATCTCGGCAACACGGTCATCGTCGTCGAACATGACGCCGCGACCATGGAGGCGGCCGACTACCTGATCGACATGGGTCCGGGTGCCGGCGTGTTCGGCGGCGAGATCATCGCCGAGGGCACTCCGGCCGAGGTCCGGCGCAACAAGGATTCGCTGACCGGGCGCTACCTCACCGGCAAGGATGAGATCCCGATCCCTAAGAAATACCGCCGCGGCTCCGGCAAGGCGCTCTTCATCAAAGGCGCGACGGAATTCAACCTGAAGAACGTTGACGCGCGCATCCCGCTCGGCCAGCTCGTCTGTGTCACGGGTGTTTCCGGCTCCGGCAAATCCACGCTCATCGTCGACATCCTGAGCCGCTCCCTGATGCGCAAACTTTATCGCGCCAAGGAACCGCCGGGCGCGCACAAGGACATCAAGGGCTTGAACGAACTCGACAAGGTCATCAGCATCGACCAGTCGCCGATCGGCCGCACGCCGCGCTCGAATCCGGCCACCTACACCGGCGTTTTCACGGTCATCCGCGATCTCTTCACCGAGATGCCGGAAGCGAAGATGAAGGGTTATGACGCCGGCAAGTTCAGCTTCAACGTCAAAGGCGGCGGCCGCTGCGAAGCCTGCGGCGGCGAAGGCATGGTGCGGATCGAGATGCAGTTCCTGCCCGACGTCTACATCGATTGCGCCGAGTGCCACGGCCAGCGCTACAATGCCGAGGCGCTGGAGGTCCATTATAAGGATAAGACCATCGCCGACGTGCTCGCCATGTCGGTCGAACAGGCGGCCAAGTTCTTCGCCGACCAGCCGCTCATCAGCGAGAAGCTGTCCGTGCTGCAGGAGGTCGGCCTCGGTTATCTCAAACTCGGCCAGTCGGCCACGACGCTTTCGGGCGGCGAGGCCCAGCGCGTGAAACTCGCGACCGAACTCTCGCGCCGCGCCACCGGCCGCACGCTCTACATCCTGGACGAGCCGACCACCGGCCTGCATTTCGATGACATCAAGCGCCTGCTCGGCGTCCTGAATCAGCTCGTGGACAAGGGTAATTCGGTGCTCATCATCGAACACAATCTCGACGTCATCAAATCCGCGGATTGGGTCCTGGACCTCGGTCCAGAGGGCGGTATCGGTGGCGGCCGGATCGTGGCCGAAGGCACGCCGAAGGACATCGCCAAGGTCAAAGGCTCCTGGACCGGCCAATATCTGAAGAAGGTGCTTTAA